One region of Citrus sinensis cultivar Valencia sweet orange chromosome 6, DVS_A1.0, whole genome shotgun sequence genomic DNA includes:
- the LOC102631259 gene encoding probable E3 ubiquitin-protein ligase LOG2, translating into MGNISSSSGNGRRRHGSRRGHPPPPPPTPPQQEITANRYVFAAVTPYPTQYPNSNNPNNNNNNNNPPPQYYQYPPGGYYPPPPPAMPVPLPAPFDHHHRGGGGGEPGQWRYPCGPMMAPPPPYVEHQKAVTIRNDVNLKKESLKLEADEENPGKLLVSFTFDATVAGSITVVFFAKEGEDCNLAPTKENLFAPVTVQFQRGLGQKFRQPSGTGIDFSMFEETELLKEGNMDVYPLAVKADASPVNQNGSDGNSIPGPANSQITQAVFEKEKGEYQVRVVKQILWVNGMRYELQEIYGIGNSVDGDVDANDPGKECVICLSEPRDTTVLPCRHMCMCSGCAKVLRFQTNRCPICRQPVERLLEIKVNGPEE; encoded by the exons ATGGGAAACATCAGTAGCAGTAGCGGTAACGGCCGCCGTAGACACGGGAGCCGACGAGGTCACCCGCCTCCCCCGCCGCCGACGCCTCCTCAGCAAGAGATCACCGCTAATCGCTACGTCTTCGCGGCGGTGACTCCTTACCCGACGCAGTACCCTAATTCTAATAacccaaataataataataataataataatccgcCGCCGCAGTACTATCAGTACCCGCCAGGTGGGTACTATCCTCCGCCGCCTCCGGCGATGCCGGTGCCGCTTCCTGCGCCGTTTGATCACCATCATCGTGGCGGAGGCGGTGGCGAACCTGGGCAATGGAGGTATCCTTGTGGGCCCATGATGGCGCCTCCTCCTCCATATGTGGAGCACCAGAAGGCGGTTACGATACGGAATGATGTGAATTTGAAGAAGGAGAGTTTGAAGCTGGAGGCCGATGAGGAGAATCCTGGGAAGCTCTTGGTTTCCTTCACCTTTGATGCTACTGTTGCTGGGAG CATCACTGTTGTTTTCTTTGCTAAAGAAGGAGAAGACTGCAACCTGGCACCAACTAAGGAAAACCTTTTTGCACCAGTGACAGTGCAATTCCAACGGGGTCTAGGCCAGAAGTTCAGACAACCTTCTGGAACAGGGATTGACTTTTCAATGTTTGAGGAAACGGAGCTACTGAAAGAGGGTAATATGGATGTATATCCTCTTGCAGTGAAGGCAGATGCATCTCCTGTTAATCAGAATGGATCAGATGGAAACTCTATTCCTGGACCTGCGAATTCTCAGATAACTCAGGCAGTGTTCGAGAAGGAGAAAGGTGAATACCAGGTGAGGGTTGTGAAGCAGATTCTGTGGGTGAATGGGATGAGGTATGAGCTGCAGGAGATATATGGGATTGGGAATTCTGTTGATGGTGATGTCGATGCAAATGATCCAGGAAAAGAATGTGTGATTTGCCTATCAGAACCACGGGACACAACTGTCCTTCCCTGCAGACACATG TGTATGTGCAGTGGTTGTGCGAAGGTACTGAGGTTCCAAACGAATCGCTGCCCAATTTGCAGACAACCAGTTGAGAGACTTTTGGAGATAAAGGTCAATGGGCCTGAAGAGTAG